The following are encoded together in the Parabacteroides chongii genome:
- a CDS encoding carboxylase: protein MVHKLLIRDLTLRDGQQSAFATRMSQQQIDRVLSFYKEVGFYAMEVWGGAVPDAAMRYLNEDPWERLEKIKAAVGTTTKLAALCRGRDLFGYNPYPDNVVKGLCRNAVESGINIMRIFDAMNDVDNMKPAIKYTDRYGGMADCAVCYAIDPHHSALERIEAALHGRPLHKPIFKNDYFLEKARQMENYSADIITLEDANGLITPGKTAELIRLFKKNLKAPVDFHTRCIAGYGLPSMLAAIVNGVDIVDTNIWYFAGGCSAPAIELIYVFCKKMGIELEIDMEAVARINAELFKIRKELRAYDSAKELPNPFNPLTDKLPTEIDRFFNDAIEAARHDKEDDLIIFCRAIEEYFNFPEPNELVQKSQIPVNVYNQIVALLKQQGHPELLEKAMSLIPQVRMDAGLPPLVTPVSQVIASQAVACALDELNGRPLYSKPVYPFISLIRGEFGKTPLPIDPEFRLKITGKREEQCYDASDYEMQENPMIDEVGILVAENEKEVLLLELFPMSARNFLTKRKKEKFKDNMFS from the coding sequence ATGGTACATAAATTATTAATCCGCGACCTCACCCTCCGTGACGGGCAGCAGTCAGCATTTGCAACACGCATGTCACAACAACAAATCGACCGTGTATTATCTTTCTATAAAGAGGTTGGTTTCTACGCAATGGAAGTGTGGGGTGGGGCAGTTCCCGATGCTGCCATGCGATATCTGAATGAAGATCCCTGGGAGAGACTGGAAAAGATAAAAGCAGCCGTAGGTACGACAACCAAGCTCGCCGCTTTATGCCGTGGGCGTGACCTGTTCGGTTACAATCCTTATCCGGACAATGTCGTCAAAGGTCTTTGCCGTAACGCTGTCGAGTCGGGCATTAATATTATGCGTATCTTCGATGCTATGAACGATGTCGACAATATGAAGCCGGCTATCAAATATACCGATCGTTATGGAGGAATGGCCGATTGCGCCGTCTGCTATGCCATCGATCCACACCATTCCGCTTTGGAACGGATAGAAGCCGCCCTGCATGGCCGCCCGTTGCATAAGCCGATCTTTAAGAATGACTATTTCCTGGAAAAAGCCCGGCAAATGGAAAATTATAGTGCCGACATTATTACTCTGGAAGATGCCAACGGCCTGATCACTCCGGGAAAGACAGCCGAGCTGATACGTCTTTTCAAGAAGAATCTGAAGGCTCCCGTTGACTTCCATACCCGTTGTATTGCCGGATACGGCCTACCCTCTATGCTGGCTGCTATTGTCAACGGTGTGGATATCGTCGATACGAATATCTGGTATTTTGCCGGAGGTTGCTCTGCACCCGCTATCGAATTGATCTATGTCTTCTGCAAGAAGATGGGAATAGAGTTGGAGATCGATATGGAAGCTGTCGCCCGTATCAATGCCGAACTTTTCAAGATACGCAAGGAGCTGCGGGCTTACGATTCCGCCAAAGAACTTCCTAATCCCTTTAACCCTCTGACCGATAAATTACCTACCGAAATAGACCGTTTCTTCAATGACGCTATCGAAGCTGCCCGCCATGACAAGGAAGACGACCTGATCATTTTCTGTCGTGCTATCGAGGAATATTTCAACTTCCCCGAACCGAATGAATTGGTTCAGAAGTCGCAGATTCCGGTAAATGTGTATAATCAGATTGTAGCTTTGTTGAAGCAACAGGGACATCCTGAATTGTTGGAGAAAGCGATGTCGCTGATTCCTCAGGTACGTATGGATGCCGGTTTACCTCCTTTGGTTACCCCGGTAAGTCAGGTGATCGCTTCGCAGGCTGTTGCCTGTGCATTGGATGAGCTGAATGGTCGCCCTCTCTACAGTAAACCTGTATATCCTTTTATCTCCCTGATCCGGGGAGAGTTTGGAAAAACACCTTTACCGATAGATCCGGAATTTCGTTTGAAAATAACCGGCAAACGGGAAGAACAATGTTATGATGCTTCGGATTATGAGATGCAGGAAAACCCGATGATAGATGAAGTCGGTATCCTGGTAGCCGAAAATGAGAAAGAAGTCTTGTTGCTGGAACTCTTTCCGATGTCGGCCCGTAATTTCCTGACGAAACGTAAAAAGGAAAAATTCAAGGATAATATGTTTTCCTAG
- a CDS encoding transketolase family protein, which produces MNDIKVMNRAADNIRVLAASMVEKAKSGHPGGAMGGADFINVLFSEYLVYDPKNPEWEGRDRYFQDPGHMSPMLYSALALTGKFTMEELSQFRQWGSPTPGHPEVNVKRGIENTSGPLGQGHTYAVGAAIAAKFLKARLGDVMNQTIYAYISDGGIQEEISQGAGRVAGTLGLDNLIMFYDSNNIQLSTTVEEVTTENVAMKYEAWGWKVISINGNDVNEIRKALDEAKAETQRPTLIIGDTIMGKGARGADDSSYENKVSTHGQPLSAAGASIEETIKNLGGDPKNPFTVFPEVAELYAKRAKELEAIVAERYAAKEAWAKANPELAEKMQFWFSGKAPKLDWEAIEQKANQATRAASATVLGVLATQVENMVVSSADLSNSDKTDGFLKKTHSFIKGDFSGAFFQAGVSELTMACVCIGMSLHGGVIVACGTFFVFSDYMKPAIRMAALMEQPVKFIWSHDAFRVGEDGPTHEPVEQEAQIRLMEKLKNHKGHNSMLVLRPADVIETTIAWKMAMENTATPTALILSRQNINDLPAKGSRYDEALQAEKGAYIVESDENPDVIMVASGSEVATLVEGAALLRADGVKVRIVSVPSEGLFRSQSKEYQESVIPTGSKIFGLTAGLPVNLEGLVGANGKVWGLESFGFSAPYKVLDEKLGFTGQNVYNQVKELLA; this is translated from the coding sequence ATGAACGATATCAAAGTAATGAACAGAGCAGCGGATAATATCCGCGTCCTGGCAGCGTCAATGGTAGAAAAGGCTAAATCCGGTCATCCGGGCGGTGCAATGGGTGGTGCTGATTTTATCAATGTACTATTTTCAGAGTATTTAGTCTATGATCCCAAGAACCCGGAATGGGAAGGTAGGGACCGCTACTTCCAGGACCCGGGACACATGTCTCCGATGCTTTATTCAGCCCTCGCCCTTACCGGCAAATTCACGATGGAAGAGCTGTCGCAGTTCCGCCAGTGGGGAAGTCCTACTCCGGGCCATCCTGAAGTAAACGTCAAGCGAGGAATCGAAAATACCTCAGGTCCGCTGGGACAAGGCCATACTTACGCAGTAGGTGCTGCGATCGCTGCCAAGTTCTTGAAAGCCCGCCTGGGAGATGTAATGAACCAGACTATTTACGCATATATATCCGATGGTGGTATCCAGGAAGAAATCTCACAAGGTGCCGGACGTGTTGCCGGAACACTGGGACTGGACAACCTGATCATGTTCTACGACTCCAACAACATCCAGCTTTCTACAACCGTAGAAGAAGTAACGACTGAAAATGTTGCTATGAAATACGAGGCATGGGGCTGGAAAGTGATCAGCATCAATGGAAACGATGTAAATGAAATACGTAAGGCTTTGGATGAAGCGAAGGCTGAAACCCAACGTCCTACCCTGATCATCGGTGATACCATTATGGGTAAAGGTGCCCGCGGAGCCGACGACAGCAGCTACGAAAACAAAGTATCCACACACGGTCAACCCTTGTCTGCTGCAGGTGCATCGATCGAAGAGACAATCAAGAACCTGGGAGGCGATCCTAAGAATCCGTTTACTGTATTTCCGGAAGTTGCCGAACTGTATGCAAAGCGTGCAAAAGAACTGGAAGCTATCGTAGCCGAACGTTATGCTGCTAAAGAAGCATGGGCGAAAGCCAATCCGGAACTGGCTGAGAAAATGCAATTCTGGTTCTCCGGCAAAGCTCCTAAACTGGACTGGGAAGCTATCGAACAGAAAGCAAACCAGGCAACACGTGCCGCATCCGCTACCGTATTAGGCGTATTGGCAACCCAGGTTGAAAATATGGTTGTTTCATCTGCCGACCTTTCCAACTCGGACAAGACAGACGGTTTCCTGAAGAAAACACATTCATTTATAAAAGGAGATTTCAGCGGAGCTTTCTTCCAGGCTGGCGTTTCCGAATTGACCATGGCATGTGTATGTATCGGTATGTCACTGCACGGTGGTGTGATCGTGGCTTGCGGTACCTTCTTCGTATTCTCCGATTATATGAAGCCAGCCATCCGTATGGCAGCATTGATGGAGCAGCCGGTTAAGTTCATCTGGTCGCACGACGCTTTCCGTGTCGGTGAAGACGGACCTACTCACGAACCGGTTGAACAGGAAGCACAGATCCGCCTGATGGAAAAACTGAAGAACCACAAGGGACACAACTCTATGCTGGTTCTCCGTCCGGCCGATGTTATTGAAACGACAATTGCATGGAAGATGGCAATGGAAAATACCGCCACTCCTACCGCTTTGATCCTTTCCCGTCAGAACATTAATGACCTGCCCGCAAAAGGAAGCCGTTACGACGAAGCTCTGCAGGCAGAAAAGGGTGCTTATATTGTAGAAAGCGATGAAAACCCGGACGTTATCATGGTCGCTTCCGGCTCGGAAGTAGCCACATTGGTTGAAGGAGCTGCATTGCTTCGCGCCGATGGCGTAAAGGTTCGTATCGTATCCGTTCCGTCTGAAGGACTGTTCCGCAGCCAGAGCAAGGAATATCAGGAATCTGTTATTCCGACAGGAAGCAAGATTTTCGGTCTGACAGCCGGTCTGCCGGTCAACCTGGAAGGATTGGTCGGAGCCAACGGTAAGGTATGGGGACTCGAATCATTCGGATTCTCCGCTCCTTACAAGGTTTTGGACGAAAAACTGGGCTTCACCGGACAGAATGTATACAATCAGGTAAAAGAATTATTAGCATAA
- the rpiB gene encoding ribose 5-phosphate isomerase B: MKTLGLCCDHAGYELKEYVKQILDSKGLSYKDFGTCSTESCDYPDFAHPLAYAVEAGEVYPGIAICGSGNGIAMTLNKHQGIRAALCWQEEIARLAREHNDANILVMPGRFISQEEATRVVEAFLDTPFEGGRHIRRINKIPL, translated from the coding sequence ATGAAAACACTAGGTTTATGTTGTGACCACGCAGGTTACGAACTAAAAGAGTATGTGAAACAAATACTGGACTCCAAAGGATTATCCTATAAGGATTTCGGAACCTGTTCAACAGAAAGTTGCGATTATCCCGATTTCGCCCATCCGTTGGCTTACGCTGTAGAAGCCGGGGAAGTATATCCCGGAATAGCGATCTGCGGATCAGGAAACGGTATTGCAATGACTTTAAACAAACACCAGGGAATACGGGCCGCTTTATGTTGGCAGGAAGAGATTGCACGACTGGCTCGTGAGCACAATGATGCCAATATACTTGTCATGCCCGGTCGGTTTATCAGTCAGGAGGAAGCTACCCGCGTTGTCGAAGCCTTTCTGGACACTCCTTTCGAAGGCGGTCGGCATATACGAAGAATAAATAAAATCCCGTTGTAA
- a CDS encoding SusD/RagB family nutrient-binding outer membrane lipoprotein: protein MNTKNILLAGMFSIAALFTSCNDFQEINEDPNQVGEDKVKPEWFLNGSIVGAQMNPEIAERIFIAEWNRASRFNRGSGFTIGTDNNDYITLYLSNSYAVGWLNKATKAIELGEKKVAEGEAEQYPYYKNVIQMARIWRAYLNAEVSDGFGPIPALSAFTGVPAEYDSVEAIYGFILKELKEAEAALDPSINMEPMAGEDAFYAGNINEWKKYANSLRMRYAMRISAVSPELAKTEFEDAAGKTFISSLNDLAGVQEKDGWNDLTSVMSRTWNVQAMSVTFKNLAEGLGGIEFPVPDSLKSHLKDPHTYMGLYLDKHFPLKTNDPCAGFYFDAIPQYVDPRGPKLFSVVGWNDGVVYSDYIGAASEVQPVELMDPNDNAKPMLTVDPRYTWGTWVAGEWNNLSGLVSALTGKNYNYPSMSKQYRMNTQKRVFFGPWESYFLLAEAALKGWTVPGTAKSNYESGITASFEYHGLQNQVAQYLTSTDYNRVGTSVSFDHTTEAQPYTVNYVDPYTKENKTMTYNYPKNSIYRGGSYNNDALTKIITQKYIAQVPWLPEEAWSDHRRLGLPFFENQAVEKDYNPLNQVPLTMATAKECRWDFYPKRYRYPANIQTNNLEGYQKALELLGGPDLTTTPLWWNQH from the coding sequence ATGAACACCAAGAATATATTACTGGCAGGCATGTTCTCGATAGCCGCTTTGTTTACATCCTGTAATGATTTTCAGGAAATAAATGAAGATCCTAACCAGGTAGGTGAGGACAAAGTGAAGCCTGAATGGTTCCTGAACGGCTCTATTGTCGGAGCACAGATGAACCCGGAGATTGCCGAACGTATCTTCATTGCCGAGTGGAACCGTGCTTCCCGCTTCAACCGGGGTAGCGGTTTTACGATCGGAACGGACAATAACGACTATATTACCCTATATCTGAGTAACTCATATGCTGTAGGTTGGTTGAACAAAGCCACCAAGGCGATCGAACTGGGTGAAAAGAAGGTTGCCGAAGGCGAAGCCGAACAGTATCCTTATTATAAGAATGTGATACAGATGGCACGTATCTGGCGTGCTTACCTGAATGCGGAAGTATCGGATGGCTTCGGACCGATCCCGGCTTTGTCGGCTTTCACGGGTGTACCTGCCGAATATGATAGCGTAGAAGCTATTTACGGCTTTATACTGAAAGAGCTGAAAGAAGCGGAAGCCGCTCTCGATCCTTCCATCAATATGGAACCGATGGCTGGTGAAGATGCTTTCTATGCCGGAAATATCAATGAATGGAAGAAATATGCAAACTCTTTGCGTATGCGTTACGCCATGCGTATTTCGGCTGTCTCTCCGGAACTGGCAAAGACTGAGTTCGAAGATGCGGCGGGCAAGACCTTTATCTCTTCACTGAACGACCTGGCTGGCGTACAGGAAAAAGATGGTTGGAACGATTTAACAAGTGTCATGTCGCGTACCTGGAATGTACAGGCGATGTCTGTCACTTTCAAGAATCTGGCAGAAGGGTTAGGCGGTATCGAATTTCCCGTTCCCGACTCACTGAAGAGTCATCTGAAAGATCCTCATACCTATATGGGGTTATATCTGGACAAACATTTCCCGCTGAAGACGAACGATCCGTGTGCCGGATTCTATTTTGATGCGATCCCTCAGTATGTCGATCCGCGTGGACCTAAACTGTTCAGCGTGGTAGGCTGGAATGACGGGGTTGTTTATTCCGATTATATCGGTGCAGCTAGTGAAGTACAGCCGGTCGAATTGATGGACCCGAACGATAATGCTAAACCGATGCTGACGGTCGATCCTCGTTATACCTGGGGTACCTGGGTAGCCGGAGAATGGAATAATCTATCCGGTCTGGTCAGTGCATTGACAGGAAAGAATTATAACTATCCTTCCATGTCGAAACAGTATCGTATGAATACTCAGAAACGTGTCTTCTTCGGTCCGTGGGAAAGTTATTTCCTGTTGGCGGAAGCTGCTCTGAAGGGTTGGACGGTTCCGGGTACCGCCAAGTCGAATTATGAGAGTGGCATCACTGCCAGTTTCGAATATCATGGCTTGCAAAACCAGGTTGCACAATATCTGACATCGACGGATTATAATCGTGTAGGTACCTCTGTCAGCTTCGACCATACGACAGAAGCGCAACCGTACACAGTCAATTATGTCGATCCTTATACAAAGGAAAATAAGACAATGACATATAATTATCCGAAGAATTCCATCTATCGCGGTGGCTCTTACAACAACGATGCACTGACGAAGATTATCACTCAGAAATACATTGCACAGGTACCCTGGTTACCGGAAGAAGCTTGGAGCGATCATCGCCGTCTCGGTCTGCCGTTCTTTGAGAATCAAGCTGTAGAAAAAGACTACAACCCATTGAACCAGGTTCCTCTGACCATGGCAACAGCCAAAGAATGTCGCTGGGATTTCTACCCTAAACGCTACCGTTATCCTGCCAATATCCAGACAAATAACCTGGAAGGGTATCAGAAGGCATTGGAATTGCTGGGGGGACCGGATCTGACGACAACCCCGCTTTGGTGGAATCAACATTAA
- a CDS encoding SusD/RagB family nutrient-binding outer membrane lipoprotein, with translation MNTIRKYITSLALGVAVTGAMVSCDTLDEKFYNPDKLTEADFSLLFASAQTKGHLFRYDYGATYHYMRGFGKMLGLGVSPLYLDKTQNNTIVRPWDGWSGTPFNEFIFTQTCTNYSKELSGMKLLYADMTEEEQEQNKVYMLCSDIIRSYAFQRATDLYDDMPYSEAGGAFQELFYPKYDTQEEIYMNIMETLKSAAADLTAFQFQTDAQKSKFSSVDILCNGDLDKWIRMANSLRLRMAMRLCHVKSDVALSTIKELVAENRMLTEYSHDLGFEEQDKTHAFEVTFFRGLDERGYESGAPATIIKDIMNYEYQPGDENGITRHDFDPRLYAMFQTDIHGRYIGLPLTMEEAEAELPKYYTEQELTDMYNFNDVVTNPWNPERIPTMYNRRTYFNFDMKFPVMGSTETNLLLAEAAVRWPGEFGSIDVKGCIKKAIDASTRFYYNVNKTMSYNESSLPSILYVQAKAKAPELDEEHLADYEEFAANKFVALASTKDKLKFIFDQKFCHMNIMNPYEIYNEARRLVKDFDGELPFVATPNVVFQERMFYPSSELTNNAENFAKVAYKNTYDTPVWWTGRTTAAENHNGNAL, from the coding sequence ATGAATACAATCAGAAAATATATAACCAGTTTAGCTTTGGGCGTTGCCGTAACTGGAGCAATGGTGTCATGTGACACGCTGGATGAAAAATTTTATAATCCGGATAAATTGACAGAAGCTGACTTCAGTTTGTTGTTTGCATCTGCTCAAACAAAAGGGCATTTGTTCCGTTATGACTATGGTGCGACTTACCATTATATGAGAGGCTTTGGTAAGATGTTGGGATTAGGTGTCAGCCCATTATATTTGGATAAGACCCAAAATAATACGATTGTTCGTCCTTGGGATGGTTGGTCAGGTACTCCATTTAATGAGTTTATTTTTACGCAGACTTGTACCAATTATAGCAAAGAACTCAGTGGCATGAAATTATTATATGCAGACATGACGGAGGAGGAACAGGAACAAAACAAAGTGTATATGCTTTGTAGTGATATCATCCGTTCTTATGCATTCCAGCGTGCAACAGACTTGTACGACGATATGCCTTATTCGGAAGCCGGTGGTGCTTTTCAAGAACTGTTTTATCCTAAATACGATACGCAGGAAGAGATTTACATGAATATCATGGAAACTCTAAAAAGTGCAGCTGCCGACTTAACAGCTTTCCAGTTTCAGACTGATGCACAAAAGTCGAAGTTCTCATCCGTAGATATTTTGTGTAATGGTGATTTGGACAAATGGATTCGTATGGCTAATTCTTTGCGTTTGCGTATGGCAATGCGTCTCTGTCATGTGAAATCGGATGTAGCTCTTTCGACTATTAAAGAGTTGGTTGCCGAAAATCGTATGTTGACAGAATATTCACATGATCTTGGTTTTGAAGAACAAGATAAGACACATGCTTTCGAGGTGACATTCTTCCGTGGGTTGGATGAACGTGGATATGAATCAGGGGCACCGGCAACAATTATTAAAGATATCATGAATTATGAATATCAACCGGGCGATGAAAATGGTATCACTCGTCACGATTTTGACCCACGTCTGTATGCCATGTTCCAAACTGATATTCATGGACGTTATATAGGTTTGCCATTAACAATGGAAGAAGCAGAAGCAGAGCTTCCTAAATATTATACAGAACAGGAATTGACTGATATGTATAATTTTAACGATGTGGTTACAAATCCGTGGAATCCGGAACGTATTCCTACGATGTATAATCGTCGTACTTATTTCAATTTTGATATGAAATTTCCAGTGATGGGTTCAACGGAAACAAACTTGCTATTAGCTGAAGCCGCAGTGCGTTGGCCGGGTGAGTTTGGTAGTATTGATGTTAAAGGATGTATTAAGAAAGCTATTGATGCTTCTACTCGCTTCTATTACAATGTGAATAAAACAATGAGTTATAATGAATCTTCTCTGCCAAGTATTTTGTACGTTCAAGCAAAGGCTAAGGCTCCGGAGTTGGATGAAGAACATTTGGCTGATTATGAAGAATTCGCAGCTAATAAATTTGTTGCTTTGGCATCAACAAAGGATAAACTAAAATTTATTTTCGACCAGAAGTTCTGCCATATGAATATCATGAATCCATATGAAATTTATAATGAAGCACGTCGTTTGGTGAAAGACTTTGACGGAGAATTGCCATTTGTTGCTACTCCTAACGTTGTATTCCAGGAACGTATGTTCTACCCATCCAGTGAGTTGACTAATAATGCAGAAAATTTTGCAAAGGTTGCTTATAAAAATACGTATGACACACCGGTGTGGTGGACAGGGCGTACAACTGCTGCTGAGAATCATAATGGTAATGCATTGTAA
- a CDS encoding SusC/RagA family TonB-linked outer membrane protein encodes MLKRFKSVSMILLAGALGFNGNAFANPNTGNLAIDISQQDTKVTGTVEDEFGPVAGASVVIKGTTTGTMTDMDGHFTLEGVKKGDIIQISFIGFATQDIPYTGQATLNVKLVEDAQKLDEVVVTALGMKRDKKALGYAMQELKGDELLSSREPNLANSLSGKVSGLQIVRSSNGVGGSSKIVLRGNNSLTGSNQPLIVVDGTPMDNFTGGVDDVWGNSGADMGNGLSDINPEDIESMTVLKGASAAALYGSRAGNGVILITTKSGKKNEGLGITVNAGITTESIFLKPDLQNSFGQGSVGAYDNQSRLSWGPKAEGQMVSDWLGRQVPLKTYDNIDAFFNTGTSFNEGVSFQQNIKGTSVFSSINRSDDAGITPESKLNKTNITLRATTFLDEAEKWKIDAKVNYINMNAHNRPIQGVNPSNAFNTIYNLPRSLNVAEFKQDVDEQGNMIWWDASKNPQENPYWVTKYRQNNDTRNRLLGNIALKYAPTNWFDIELRGGTDYYTTTKNEKVYAGGNTTPSGLYNEGSETFYENNYSFLATARKDNLIDRLGGFVSFGGNLMMQKRTKMNASAGELLVPNLFSLNNGINKPTVTSELIRRKMNSLYGSLQLNWDGYLFLDVTARNDWSSTMSKANRSYFYPSVSLSGVISDMVPKLGGQMPEWFTFAKVRASYAEVGNDLDPYQLYNNFTVGKDENGNTTAAPGNVLFDSTVRSELIKSWEAGFDVRFFNNRLGLDAAWYKTNATRQLLNLPMDPFSGYSSRKVNAGNIQNEGIEISLNGAILDNPKGLSWNSTAQFSLNRNKIIDLYPGVTLYDIKTLDAIQIVAVQGSYYGDIYGQTFQRVEDKNDPDYGKIIVGEDGLPLITTGKSKVGNQSPDWMLGWTNSFAYKGFNLSFLVDFRIGGDLYSATASNLYVRGNAAGTVVNGNRQDFVVPNSVVQTSNGYADNKVPVTHQNYWERIGSTGNYGLPEMFTYDATNIRLRNITLGYDFNRAMLQKTPFQRLRLSATCNNVWMIHYNLPGIDPESVSATNTNATGFENGAAPTSRSFTFNVTVGF; translated from the coding sequence ATGTTGAAAAGATTCAAATCTGTCAGCATGATTCTCCTGGCGGGCGCGTTGGGTTTCAACGGAAACGCCTTTGCCAATCCGAATACCGGGAATCTTGCTATTGACATTTCCCAACAGGATACGAAAGTAACGGGAACAGTAGAAGATGAGTTCGGACCCGTCGCAGGGGCTTCTGTTGTAATAAAAGGTACTACCACAGGTACTATGACCGATATGGATGGTCATTTCACTCTGGAAGGCGTAAAGAAGGGAGACATTATCCAAATCTCTTTTATTGGTTTTGCCACACAAGATATTCCTTACACCGGACAAGCTACATTGAATGTGAAACTGGTAGAAGATGCCCAGAAGCTGGATGAAGTCGTTGTGACCGCTTTAGGTATGAAACGTGACAAGAAAGCACTGGGTTACGCGATGCAGGAACTGAAAGGTGACGAATTGCTGTCGTCACGCGAACCGAATCTTGCCAATTCATTATCAGGAAAAGTCTCCGGTCTGCAGATCGTGCGCTCCAGTAATGGGGTAGGAGGTTCTTCTAAAATCGTTCTGCGTGGTAACAACTCCCTGACCGGTAGTAACCAGCCGCTGATCGTAGTCGACGGTACGCCGATGGATAACTTCACAGGCGGCGTCGATGATGTATGGGGTAACTCCGGTGCCGATATGGGTAACGGTCTTTCCGATATCAACCCCGAAGATATCGAATCGATGACGGTGCTGAAAGGTGCTTCTGCAGCCGCTTTGTACGGGTCGCGTGCCGGTAACGGTGTGATCCTGATCACCACTAAGTCGGGAAAGAAAAACGAAGGTCTGGGTATCACGGTCAATGCCGGTATCACGACTGAGTCGATTTTCCTTAAACCGGATCTGCAGAACAGCTTCGGACAAGGTTCGGTCGGTGCTTACGATAACCAGTCGCGTTTGAGCTGGGGACCGAAAGCGGAAGGACAGATGGTCTCCGACTGGCTCGGACGTCAGGTACCTTTAAAGACTTATGATAATATAGATGCCTTTTTCAATACCGGGACTTCCTTCAATGAAGGTGTCAGCTTCCAGCAGAATATAAAAGGGACATCGGTATTCTCTTCTATCAACCGTTCGGATGATGCCGGTATCACTCCCGAATCAAAACTGAACAAGACGAATATTACTTTGCGTGCAACCACTTTCCTCGATGAAGCCGAAAAGTGGAAGATCGATGCCAAAGTGAATTACATCAATATGAATGCCCACAACCGCCCGATCCAGGGTGTCAATCCTTCCAATGCATTCAACACGATCTATAATTTGCCCCGTTCACTGAATGTCGCTGAGTTCAAACAGGATGTGGATGAACAGGGAAACATGATCTGGTGGGATGCCTCGAAGAATCCGCAGGAAAACCCGTACTGGGTAACCAAATACCGGCAAAACAACGATACCCGTAACCGTTTGCTGGGTAATATCGCATTGAAATACGCTCCAACGAACTGGTTCGATATTGAACTCCGAGGGGGGACCGACTATTATACGACTACTAAAAATGAAAAAGTATATGCCGGTGGAAATACAACGCCAAGTGGTCTGTACAACGAAGGTTCTGAAACATTCTACGAAAATAACTATAGTTTCCTGGCTACGGCCCGTAAGGATAACCTGATCGACCGTCTGGGTGGATTTGTTTCTTTCGGTGGTAACCTGATGATGCAGAAACGAACGAAGATGAATGCTTCGGCAGGCGAACTGCTTGTCCCGAACCTCTTCTCCCTGAACAATGGTATCAATAAACCGACAGTCACCTCCGAACTGATCCGCCGCAAGATGAATTCGCTGTATGGATCGTTGCAGTTGAACTGGGACGGTTATCTGTTCCTCGATGTGACGGCACGTAACGACTGGTCGTCTACTATGTCGAAAGCCAATCGTTCTTATTTCTATCCGTCAGTCAGCTTGTCGGGCGTTATCTCCGATATGGTTCCGAAGTTGGGCGGGCAGATGCCTGAATGGTTTACTTTTGCCAAGGTGAGAGCTTCTTATGCAGAAGTAGGTAACGACCTCGATCCGTATCAGTTATACAATAACTTTACGGTAGGAAAAGATGAGAATGGGAATACGACGGCTGCTCCGGGTAATGTACTCTTTGATTCTACGGTACGCAGTGAGTTGATCAAATCATGGGAAGCCGGTTTCGATGTTCGCTTCTTCAATAATCGTTTGGGATTGGATGCTGCCTGGTATAAGACAAACGCCACCCGTCAGTTGCTGAACCTCCCGATGGACCCGTTTTCCGGTTATAGTTCACGGAAAGTAAATGCCGGTAATATCCAGAACGAAGGTATCGAAATTTCATTGAACGGTGCGATCCTCGATAATCCGAAAGGATTGAGCTGGAATTCAACGGCGCAATTCTCTCTGAACCGGAACAAGATCATCGACCTGTATCCGGGTGTTACCCTCTATGATATAAAAACATTGGATGCTATCCAGATCGTAGCCGTACAAGGTAGTTATTACGGTGATATCTACGGACAAACATTCCAGCGTGTAGAAGATAAGAACGATCCTGACTATGGTAAGATCATTGTAGGTGAAGACGGTCTGCCGCTGATCACGACCGGCAAATCGAAGGTCGGTAATCAAAGTCCCGACTGGATGCTGGGATGGACGAACAGCTTTGCGTATAAAGGTTTCAATCTTAGCTTCCTGGTAGACTTCCGTATCGGTGGTGACTTGTATTCGGCTACGGCTTCCAACCTGTATGTCCGTGGTAATGCTGCCGGAACAGTAGTCAACGGTAATCGTCAGGACTTCGTGGTCCCTAACTCTGTGGTACAGACCTCTAACGGTTATGCGGACAATAAAGTCCCTGTAACTCATCAGAACTATTGGGAACGTATCGGTTCGACCGGAAACTACGGTTTGCCTGAAATGTTTACGTATGATGCTACCAATATCCGTCTGCGTAACATCACGCTTGGCTATGACTTTAACCGGGCCATGTTACAAAAGACACCGTTCCAGCGCCTGCGTCTGTCGGCCACTTGTAACAATGTATGGATGATCCATTATAACCTGCCGGGTATCGACCCCGAATCCGTATCGGCAACCAATACGAATGCCACCGGATTTGAAAACGGGGCTGCACCGACCAGCCGCTCATTTACGTTCAACGTTACGGTAGGATTTTAA